One genomic region from Panthera tigris isolate Pti1 chromosome D1, P.tigris_Pti1_mat1.1, whole genome shotgun sequence encodes:
- the TKFC gene encoding triokinase/FMN cyclase isoform X1, which yields MTSKKLVNTVAGCADDALAGLVACNPNLHLLRGHRVALRSDLDSLKGRVALLSGGGSGHEPAHAGFVGKGMLTGVIAGAVFTSPAVGSILAAIRAVAQAGTVGTLLIVKNYTGDRLNFGLAREQARAEGIPVEMVVIGDDSAFTVLKKAGRRGLCGTVLIHKVAGALAEAGVGLEEITNRVSVVAKAMGTLGVSLSSCSVPGSRPTFELSPDEVELGLGIHGEAGVRRIKMASADEIVTLMLDHMTNSSNVSHVPVQSGSSVVLMVNNLGGLSFLELGIMADAAVRSLEGRGVKIARALVGTFMSALEMPGISLTLLLVDEPLLKLIDAETTASAWPNVAKVSVTGRKRSRAAPAEPLEVPDSTATGGLASGQTVLVLERVCATLLGLEEHLNALDRAAGDGDCGTTHSRAARAIQGWLKEGPPPASPAQLLSKLSLLLLEKMGGSSGALYGLFLTAAAQPLKAKTDLPAWSAAMDAGLEAMQKYGKAAPGDRTMLDSLWAAGQELQAWKSPRANLFHVLTKAVQVRVRRLRPRPPRLWKREPGEPVTSALRGWISRTLGQWPRPPFSGPSWRPCSTRVCERLLGLCAPLTAAQRWPLAVPPVFQL from the exons ATG ACATCCAAGAAGCTGGTGAACACGGTGGCAGGCTGTGCCGACGATGCCCTTGCTGGCCTGGTGGCCTGCAACCCCAACCTGCATCTCTTGCGGGGCCACCGCGTGGCCCTCCGTTCTGACCTGGACAGCCTCAAGGGCCGCGTGGCACTCCTGTCAGGTGGGGGCTCCGGCCATGAGCCTGCCCATGCCG GTTTCGTAGGGAAGGGGATGCTGACAGGGGTCATCGCAGGAGCCGTGTTCACCTCCCCGGCAGTGGGCAGCATCCTGGCAGCCATCAGGGCAGTGGCCCAGGCAGGCACAG TGGGGACCCTCCTCATCGTGAAGAACTACACTGGGGATCGGCTCAACTTCGGCCTGGCTCGGGAGCAGGCCCGGGCTGAGGGCATCCCCGTGGAGATGGTGGTCATCGGGGATGACAGCGCCTTCACCGTCCTGaagaaggcaggcaggcgggGACTCTGCGGCACAGTGCTCATACACAAG GTGGCAGGTGCCCTGGCTGAGGCAGGTGTAGGGCTGGAGGAAATCACAAATCGGGTGAGCGTGGTTGCCAAGGCCATGG GAACCCTGGGAGTGAGCTTGTCCTCCTGCAGCGTCCCTGGCTCCAGACCCACCTTTGAGCTCTCACCGGACGAGGTGGAGCTAGGCCTGG GGATCCACGGGGAAGCTGGCGTGCGCCGGATAAAG ATGGCATCCGCCGACGAGATCGTGACACTCATGCTCGACCACATGACGAACTCCTCCAACGTGTCCCATGTGCCCGTGCAGTCTG GCTCCTCAGTGGTGCTGATGGTCAACAACCTGGGTGGCTTGTCATTCCTGGAACTGGGCATCATGGCCGACGCGGCTGTCCGCTCTCTGG AGGGCCGCGGGGTGAAGATCGCCCGTGCCCTAGTGGGCACCTTCATGTCTGCCCTGGAGATGCCTGGCATTTCTCTCACCCTTCTGCTGGTGGATGAGCCTCTCCTGAAACTGATCG ATGCTGAAACCACCGCATCAGCCTGGCCCAACGTGGCCAAGGTCTCCGTGACTGGGCGGAAGCGAAGCCGGGCAGCCCCTGCCGAGCCTCTGGAGGTCCCCGATTCCACTGCCACAGGAG GCTTAGCCTCCGGGCAGACGGTGCTTGTGCTGGAACGGGTGTGCGCCACCCTCCTGGGCCTGGAGGAACATCTGAATGCCCTGGATCGAGCTGCCGGCGACGGGGATTGTGGCACCACCCATAGCCGTGCTGCCAGAG CAATCCAAGGGTGGCTGAAGGAGGGTCCACCCCCTGCCAGCCCTGCCCAGCTACTCTCCAAACTGTCTCTCCTGCTGCTGGAGAAGATGGGAGGCTCCTCTGGGGCG CTCTATGGCCTGTTCCTGACTGCGGCGGCCCAGCCACTCAAGGCCAAGACAGACCTGCCAGCCTGGTCTGCTGCCATGGATGCCGGCCTGGAGGCCATGCAGAA GTACGGGAAGGCTGCTCCAGGGGACAGGACTATG CTGGATTCCCTGTGGGCAGCAGGACAGGAGCTCCAAGCCTGGAAGAGCCCACGGGCCAATCTGTTCCATGTTTTGACGAAAGCAGTCCAGGTGAG AGTGCGGAGGCTGCGGCCGAGGCCACCAAGACTATGGAAGCGGGAGCCGGGAGAGCCAGTTACATCAGCTCTGCGCGGCTGGATCAGCCGGACCCTGGGGCAGTGGCCACGGCCGCCATTCTCCGGGCCATCCTGGAGGCCCTGCAGCACAAGGGTGTGTGAGCGCCTCCTGGGCCTCTGTGCCCCTCTTACCGCGGCTCAGCGGTGGCCACTGGCAGTTCCTCCTGTCTTCCAGCTGTGA
- the TKFC gene encoding triokinase/FMN cyclase isoform X3, with product MTSKKLVNTVAGCADDALAGLVACNPNLHLLRGHRVALRSDLDSLKGRVALLSGGGSGHEPAHAGFVGKGMLTGVIAGAVFTSPAVGSILAAIRAVAQAGTVGTLLIVKNYTGDRLNFGLAREQARAEGIPVEMVVIGDDSAFTVLKKAGRRGLCGTVLIHKVAGALAEAGVGLEEITNRVSVVAKAMGTLGVSLSSCSVPGSRPTFELSPDEVELGLGIHGEAGVRRIKMASADEIVTLMLDHMTNSSNVSHVPVQSGSSVVLMVNNLGGLSFLELGIMADAAVRSLDAETTASAWPNVAKVSVTGRKRSRAAPAEPLEVPDSTATGGLASGQTVLVLERVCATLLGLEEHLNALDRAAGDGDCGTTHSRAARAIQGWLKEGPPPASPAQLLSKLSLLLLEKMGGSSGALYGLFLTAAAQPLKAKTDLPAWSAAMDAGLEAMQKYGKAAPGDRTMLDSLWAAGQELQAWKSPRANLFHVLTKAVQVRVRRLRPRPPRLWKREPGEPVTSALRGWISRTLGQWPRPPFSGPSWRPCSTRVCERLLGLCAPLTAAQRWPLAVPPVFQL from the exons ATG ACATCCAAGAAGCTGGTGAACACGGTGGCAGGCTGTGCCGACGATGCCCTTGCTGGCCTGGTGGCCTGCAACCCCAACCTGCATCTCTTGCGGGGCCACCGCGTGGCCCTCCGTTCTGACCTGGACAGCCTCAAGGGCCGCGTGGCACTCCTGTCAGGTGGGGGCTCCGGCCATGAGCCTGCCCATGCCG GTTTCGTAGGGAAGGGGATGCTGACAGGGGTCATCGCAGGAGCCGTGTTCACCTCCCCGGCAGTGGGCAGCATCCTGGCAGCCATCAGGGCAGTGGCCCAGGCAGGCACAG TGGGGACCCTCCTCATCGTGAAGAACTACACTGGGGATCGGCTCAACTTCGGCCTGGCTCGGGAGCAGGCCCGGGCTGAGGGCATCCCCGTGGAGATGGTGGTCATCGGGGATGACAGCGCCTTCACCGTCCTGaagaaggcaggcaggcgggGACTCTGCGGCACAGTGCTCATACACAAG GTGGCAGGTGCCCTGGCTGAGGCAGGTGTAGGGCTGGAGGAAATCACAAATCGGGTGAGCGTGGTTGCCAAGGCCATGG GAACCCTGGGAGTGAGCTTGTCCTCCTGCAGCGTCCCTGGCTCCAGACCCACCTTTGAGCTCTCACCGGACGAGGTGGAGCTAGGCCTGG GGATCCACGGGGAAGCTGGCGTGCGCCGGATAAAG ATGGCATCCGCCGACGAGATCGTGACACTCATGCTCGACCACATGACGAACTCCTCCAACGTGTCCCATGTGCCCGTGCAGTCTG GCTCCTCAGTGGTGCTGATGGTCAACAACCTGGGTGGCTTGTCATTCCTGGAACTGGGCATCATGGCCGACGCGGCTGTCCGCTCTCTGG ATGCTGAAACCACCGCATCAGCCTGGCCCAACGTGGCCAAGGTCTCCGTGACTGGGCGGAAGCGAAGCCGGGCAGCCCCTGCCGAGCCTCTGGAGGTCCCCGATTCCACTGCCACAGGAG GCTTAGCCTCCGGGCAGACGGTGCTTGTGCTGGAACGGGTGTGCGCCACCCTCCTGGGCCTGGAGGAACATCTGAATGCCCTGGATCGAGCTGCCGGCGACGGGGATTGTGGCACCACCCATAGCCGTGCTGCCAGAG CAATCCAAGGGTGGCTGAAGGAGGGTCCACCCCCTGCCAGCCCTGCCCAGCTACTCTCCAAACTGTCTCTCCTGCTGCTGGAGAAGATGGGAGGCTCCTCTGGGGCG CTCTATGGCCTGTTCCTGACTGCGGCGGCCCAGCCACTCAAGGCCAAGACAGACCTGCCAGCCTGGTCTGCTGCCATGGATGCCGGCCTGGAGGCCATGCAGAA GTACGGGAAGGCTGCTCCAGGGGACAGGACTATG CTGGATTCCCTGTGGGCAGCAGGACAGGAGCTCCAAGCCTGGAAGAGCCCACGGGCCAATCTGTTCCATGTTTTGACGAAAGCAGTCCAGGTGAG AGTGCGGAGGCTGCGGCCGAGGCCACCAAGACTATGGAAGCGGGAGCCGGGAGAGCCAGTTACATCAGCTCTGCGCGGCTGGATCAGCCGGACCCTGGGGCAGTGGCCACGGCCGCCATTCTCCGGGCCATCCTGGAGGCCCTGCAGCACAAGGGTGTGTGAGCGCCTCCTGGGCCTCTGTGCCCCTCTTACCGCGGCTCAGCGGTGGCCACTGGCAGTTCCTCCTGTCTTCCAGCTGTGA
- the TKFC gene encoding triokinase/FMN cyclase isoform X4, producing the protein MTSKKLVNTVAGCADDALAGLVACNPNLHLLRGHRVALRSDLDSLKGRVALLSGGGSGHEPAHAGFVGKGMLTGVIAGAVFTSPAVGSILAAIRAVAQAGTVGTLLIVKNYTGDRLNFGLAREQARAEGIPVEMVVIGDDSAFTVLKKAGRRGLCGTVLIHKVAGALAEAGVGLEEITNRVSVVAKAMGTLGVSLSSCSVPGSRPTFELSPDEVELGLGIHGEAGVRRIKMASADEIVTLMLDHMTNSSNVSHVPVQSGSSVVLMVNNLGGLSFLELGIMADAAVRSLEGRGVKIARALVGTFMSALEMPGISLTLLLVDEPLLKLIDAETTASAWPNVAKVSVTGRKRSRAAPAEPLEVPDSTATGGLASGQTVLVLERVCATLLGLEEHLNALDRAAGDGDCGTTHSRAARAIQGWLKEGPPPASPAQLLSKLSLLLLEKMGGSSGALYGLFLTAAAQPLKAKTDLPAWSAAMDAGLEAMQKYGKAAPGDRTMLDSLWAAGQELQAWKSPRANLFHVLTKAVQGEEYLSQGYCEAKRDVQPQHSV; encoded by the exons ATG ACATCCAAGAAGCTGGTGAACACGGTGGCAGGCTGTGCCGACGATGCCCTTGCTGGCCTGGTGGCCTGCAACCCCAACCTGCATCTCTTGCGGGGCCACCGCGTGGCCCTCCGTTCTGACCTGGACAGCCTCAAGGGCCGCGTGGCACTCCTGTCAGGTGGGGGCTCCGGCCATGAGCCTGCCCATGCCG GTTTCGTAGGGAAGGGGATGCTGACAGGGGTCATCGCAGGAGCCGTGTTCACCTCCCCGGCAGTGGGCAGCATCCTGGCAGCCATCAGGGCAGTGGCCCAGGCAGGCACAG TGGGGACCCTCCTCATCGTGAAGAACTACACTGGGGATCGGCTCAACTTCGGCCTGGCTCGGGAGCAGGCCCGGGCTGAGGGCATCCCCGTGGAGATGGTGGTCATCGGGGATGACAGCGCCTTCACCGTCCTGaagaaggcaggcaggcgggGACTCTGCGGCACAGTGCTCATACACAAG GTGGCAGGTGCCCTGGCTGAGGCAGGTGTAGGGCTGGAGGAAATCACAAATCGGGTGAGCGTGGTTGCCAAGGCCATGG GAACCCTGGGAGTGAGCTTGTCCTCCTGCAGCGTCCCTGGCTCCAGACCCACCTTTGAGCTCTCACCGGACGAGGTGGAGCTAGGCCTGG GGATCCACGGGGAAGCTGGCGTGCGCCGGATAAAG ATGGCATCCGCCGACGAGATCGTGACACTCATGCTCGACCACATGACGAACTCCTCCAACGTGTCCCATGTGCCCGTGCAGTCTG GCTCCTCAGTGGTGCTGATGGTCAACAACCTGGGTGGCTTGTCATTCCTGGAACTGGGCATCATGGCCGACGCGGCTGTCCGCTCTCTGG AGGGCCGCGGGGTGAAGATCGCCCGTGCCCTAGTGGGCACCTTCATGTCTGCCCTGGAGATGCCTGGCATTTCTCTCACCCTTCTGCTGGTGGATGAGCCTCTCCTGAAACTGATCG ATGCTGAAACCACCGCATCAGCCTGGCCCAACGTGGCCAAGGTCTCCGTGACTGGGCGGAAGCGAAGCCGGGCAGCCCCTGCCGAGCCTCTGGAGGTCCCCGATTCCACTGCCACAGGAG GCTTAGCCTCCGGGCAGACGGTGCTTGTGCTGGAACGGGTGTGCGCCACCCTCCTGGGCCTGGAGGAACATCTGAATGCCCTGGATCGAGCTGCCGGCGACGGGGATTGTGGCACCACCCATAGCCGTGCTGCCAGAG CAATCCAAGGGTGGCTGAAGGAGGGTCCACCCCCTGCCAGCCCTGCCCAGCTACTCTCCAAACTGTCTCTCCTGCTGCTGGAGAAGATGGGAGGCTCCTCTGGGGCG CTCTATGGCCTGTTCCTGACTGCGGCGGCCCAGCCACTCAAGGCCAAGACAGACCTGCCAGCCTGGTCTGCTGCCATGGATGCCGGCCTGGAGGCCATGCAGAA GTACGGGAAGGCTGCTCCAGGGGACAGGACTATG CTGGATTCCCTGTGGGCAGCAGGACAGGAGCTCCAAGCCTGGAAGAGCCCACGGGCCAATCTGTTCCATGTTTTGACGAAAGCAGTCCAG GGAGAGGAGTACCTATCTCAGGGGTACTGTGAGGCTAAGAGAGATGTGCAGCCCCAGCACAGTGTCTAG
- the TKFC gene encoding triokinase/FMN cyclase isoform X2, with the protein MTSKKLVNTVAGCADDALAGLVACNPNLHLLRGHRVALRSDLDSLKGRVALLSGGGSGHEPAHAGFVGKGMLTGVIAGAVFTSPAVGSILAAIRAVAQAGTVGTLLIVKNYTGDRLNFGLAREQARAEGIPVEMVVIGDDSAFTVLKKAGRRGLCGTVLIHKVAGALAEAGVGLEEITNRVSVVAKAMGTLGVSLSSCSVPGSRPTFELSPDEVELGLGIHGEAGVRRIKMASADEIVTLMLDHMTNSSNVSHVPVQSGSSVVLMVNNLGGLSFLELGIMADAAVRSLEGRGVKIARALVGTFMSALEMPGISLTLLLVDEPLLKLIDAETTASAWPNVAKVSVTGRKRSRAAPAEPLEVPDSTATGGLASGQTVLVLERVCATLLGLEEHLNALDRAAGDGDCGTTHSRAARAIQGWLKEGPPPASPAQLLSKLSLLLLEKMGGSSGALYGLFLTAAAQPLKAKTDLPAWSAAMDAGLEAMQKYGKAAPGDRTMLDSLWAAGQELQAWKSPRANLFHVLTKAVQSAEAAAEATKTMEAGAGRASYISSARLDQPDPGAVATAAILRAILEALQHKGV; encoded by the exons ATG ACATCCAAGAAGCTGGTGAACACGGTGGCAGGCTGTGCCGACGATGCCCTTGCTGGCCTGGTGGCCTGCAACCCCAACCTGCATCTCTTGCGGGGCCACCGCGTGGCCCTCCGTTCTGACCTGGACAGCCTCAAGGGCCGCGTGGCACTCCTGTCAGGTGGGGGCTCCGGCCATGAGCCTGCCCATGCCG GTTTCGTAGGGAAGGGGATGCTGACAGGGGTCATCGCAGGAGCCGTGTTCACCTCCCCGGCAGTGGGCAGCATCCTGGCAGCCATCAGGGCAGTGGCCCAGGCAGGCACAG TGGGGACCCTCCTCATCGTGAAGAACTACACTGGGGATCGGCTCAACTTCGGCCTGGCTCGGGAGCAGGCCCGGGCTGAGGGCATCCCCGTGGAGATGGTGGTCATCGGGGATGACAGCGCCTTCACCGTCCTGaagaaggcaggcaggcgggGACTCTGCGGCACAGTGCTCATACACAAG GTGGCAGGTGCCCTGGCTGAGGCAGGTGTAGGGCTGGAGGAAATCACAAATCGGGTGAGCGTGGTTGCCAAGGCCATGG GAACCCTGGGAGTGAGCTTGTCCTCCTGCAGCGTCCCTGGCTCCAGACCCACCTTTGAGCTCTCACCGGACGAGGTGGAGCTAGGCCTGG GGATCCACGGGGAAGCTGGCGTGCGCCGGATAAAG ATGGCATCCGCCGACGAGATCGTGACACTCATGCTCGACCACATGACGAACTCCTCCAACGTGTCCCATGTGCCCGTGCAGTCTG GCTCCTCAGTGGTGCTGATGGTCAACAACCTGGGTGGCTTGTCATTCCTGGAACTGGGCATCATGGCCGACGCGGCTGTCCGCTCTCTGG AGGGCCGCGGGGTGAAGATCGCCCGTGCCCTAGTGGGCACCTTCATGTCTGCCCTGGAGATGCCTGGCATTTCTCTCACCCTTCTGCTGGTGGATGAGCCTCTCCTGAAACTGATCG ATGCTGAAACCACCGCATCAGCCTGGCCCAACGTGGCCAAGGTCTCCGTGACTGGGCGGAAGCGAAGCCGGGCAGCCCCTGCCGAGCCTCTGGAGGTCCCCGATTCCACTGCCACAGGAG GCTTAGCCTCCGGGCAGACGGTGCTTGTGCTGGAACGGGTGTGCGCCACCCTCCTGGGCCTGGAGGAACATCTGAATGCCCTGGATCGAGCTGCCGGCGACGGGGATTGTGGCACCACCCATAGCCGTGCTGCCAGAG CAATCCAAGGGTGGCTGAAGGAGGGTCCACCCCCTGCCAGCCCTGCCCAGCTACTCTCCAAACTGTCTCTCCTGCTGCTGGAGAAGATGGGAGGCTCCTCTGGGGCG CTCTATGGCCTGTTCCTGACTGCGGCGGCCCAGCCACTCAAGGCCAAGACAGACCTGCCAGCCTGGTCTGCTGCCATGGATGCCGGCCTGGAGGCCATGCAGAA GTACGGGAAGGCTGCTCCAGGGGACAGGACTATG CTGGATTCCCTGTGGGCAGCAGGACAGGAGCTCCAAGCCTGGAAGAGCCCACGGGCCAATCTGTTCCATGTTTTGACGAAAGCAGTCCAG AGTGCGGAGGCTGCGGCCGAGGCCACCAAGACTATGGAAGCGGGAGCCGGGAGAGCCAGTTACATCAGCTCTGCGCGGCTGGATCAGCCGGACCCTGGGGCAGTGGCCACGGCCGCCATTCTCCGGGCCATCCTGGAGGCCCTGCAGCACAAGGGTGTGTGA